Proteins encoded by one window of Pseudanabaena sp. BC1403:
- the crtR gene encoding beta-carotene hydroxylase yields the protein MQQQGKPLTVPIGVMGAAQGFNPTILLLLGSIILGTASTTGYWVWGWAHWLVFVCNFSALYVLGTVIHDACHNVAHPNRIVNAAIGHIAAILQGFVFPVFTRVHMQHHAHVNDEEDDPDHFVSTGGPLWLIAARFFYHEVFFFQRRLWRKYELLEWAISRLIVVVTLFVGYHYGFLGYMMNFWFVPAAVMGLLLGLFFDYLPHRPFVERSRWKNARVYPGRFLNILLLGQNYHLVHHLWPNVPWYYYEKTYYQMKPLLDANGSPQTLGIFKMPDLAGFIYDVFLGIRFHGHKHK from the coding sequence ATGCAGCAGCAGGGCAAACCCCTAACTGTTCCAATCGGTGTGATGGGTGCAGCACAGGGATTTAATCCGACGATACTACTGCTACTGGGTTCGATCATTTTAGGAACTGCATCGACAACAGGGTATTGGGTATGGGGCTGGGCGCACTGGCTCGTATTTGTTTGTAATTTTTCGGCTCTCTATGTATTAGGGACAGTAATTCATGATGCTTGCCATAATGTTGCTCACCCCAATCGCATCGTTAATGCTGCGATCGGGCATATTGCCGCAATCTTGCAAGGATTTGTGTTTCCCGTATTTACTCGCGTCCACATGCAGCACCACGCCCATGTGAATGATGAAGAAGATGACCCAGACCACTTCGTTTCCACAGGTGGCCCATTGTGGTTGATAGCAGCTCGCTTTTTCTATCACGAAGTTTTCTTTTTCCAGCGTCGGCTATGGAGAAAATACGAGCTTTTAGAATGGGCAATTAGCAGGTTGATTGTAGTAGTCACATTGTTTGTGGGCTATCATTACGGGTTTCTTGGATACATGATGAACTTCTGGTTTGTGCCAGCAGCCGTTATGGGACTTTTGTTAGGCTTATTCTTTGACTATTTGCCCCATCGTCCTTTTGTTGAGCGATCGCGCTGGAAGAATGCCAGAGTTTACCCAGGACGATTTTTAAATATCTTGCTATTAGGTCAGAACTATCACTTAGTTCATCATCTTTGGCCAAATGTGCCTTGGTATTATTACGAAAAGACCTATTATCAAATGAAACCTTTGCTCGATGCTAATGGCTCACCTCAGACATTAGGAATTTTCAAGATGCCTGATCTAGCTGGTTTTATATACGATGTTTTCTTAGGTATTCGTTTTCACGGTCATAAACACAAATAA
- a CDS encoding DUF760 domain-containing protein, with translation MFNLGELNSSSSNLLLDYLKNQSPETLATVAQSVTPEAQQIINQNIQNLLGILPPQHFNVSITTDRENLAGLIGSAMMTGYFIRQMETRMQLDHSLETL, from the coding sequence ATGTTTAACCTAGGCGAACTTAACTCCAGCAGCAGCAACCTTTTACTCGATTATCTCAAAAATCAATCGCCTGAAACCTTAGCCACAGTTGCTCAGTCCGTCACCCCTGAAGCGCAACAAATTATCAACCAAAATATTCAAAACTTGCTGGGCATATTGCCACCACAGCATTTCAACGTCAGCATCACCACTGATCGCGAAAATTTAGCTGGACTAATAGGCTCAGCGATGATGACAGGTTATTTCATTCGGCAAATGGAAACGAGAATGCAGCTAGATCATTCATTAGAAACACTATAG
- a CDS encoding single-stranded DNA-binding protein produces the protein MTLNKVHLVGRAGRDPEVKYFESGKVVCNFTIAVNRNTSNRDDPPDWFDLEMWDKTAEVAKNFVRKGSLIGISGSLKFDRWNDRTTGDERQKPVIRVDRLDLLGSRKDNEAASSSSGSYDDDF, from the coding sequence ATGACCTTAAACAAAGTTCACCTAGTTGGACGCGCAGGACGTGATCCTGAAGTTAAATACTTTGAGTCTGGCAAAGTGGTTTGCAACTTCACGATCGCTGTTAATCGAAATACCAGCAATCGCGATGATCCACCCGATTGGTTTGACTTAGAAATGTGGGACAAAACTGCCGAAGTTGCCAAAAACTTTGTCAGAAAAGGAAGCTTAATTGGCATATCAGGATCGCTTAAATTTGATCGTTGGAATGATCGAACTACTGGTGATGAGCGCCAAAAACCAGTAATTCGAGTGGATCGGCTAGATCTACTTGGCTCTCGCAAAGACAATGAAGCAGCTAGCAGTAGTAGCGGCAGCTATGACGACGATTTTTAA
- a CDS encoding DUF1565 domain-containing protein, protein MKMSICKTFQGFIFQNLIYLLPIAIFSPSIAIATPAIAQSQTTQSSLTTQQNIIYVNPQTGSDRADQGSNTNPFKTITYAISRAQAGQIIQLAYGTYSSATGEQFPLRLRSDVTLRGNEANKGKDIVILGGGTLRTGSGFPQNVAISVGDRAELRGVTVTNPNPRGYGLWIENASPAIANNTFLDNKQDGGLITGKSTAIISTNQFFRNGTSGLAIEGEASPDIRGNLFQQTTFGMSIRQEAAPQITENTFTQNQNGILIQANAKPVLRGNAIVNNRNYGLTISDMAMPDLGKPNDEGNNTFQGNGTFDLQNVSRNAVAVNGNQLDSKRVKGNLQLSGVRPPSNLFANNPSANAATTKAVAVSKASPINTPINTPKSDRFANINQQLEQQIASSQPMNLSPNLDTPPALVRTNSSNQSNSLNPNNQLNQGNQANNPFWYEPVTSVIIRITPKSFSSPIPANSEISTSLPPVRSRPPSGEPVNQPIQIAPLANTSFKPPNSPRYRVVVPVSSANAVAQVRQLVPNSFASRLNGYLVVQIGAYSDRRIAEVQVSRLAQQGLSARIESINP, encoded by the coding sequence ATGAAAATGAGCATCTGTAAGACATTTCAAGGCTTTATTTTTCAAAACCTTATTTATTTGCTTCCGATCGCAATCTTTTCTCCCAGCATAGCGATCGCCACCCCAGCGATCGCGCAATCACAAACAACTCAAAGCTCATTAACGACCCAGCAAAATATTATCTATGTAAATCCTCAAACAGGTAGCGATCGCGCTGATCAAGGTAGCAACACCAACCCTTTTAAGACAATCACCTACGCCATTAGCCGCGCTCAGGCTGGACAGATTATTCAGCTCGCCTATGGAACCTACAGCAGCGCTACGGGTGAGCAGTTTCCCTTACGATTGCGATCGGATGTAACTTTGCGAGGCAATGAAGCTAATAAAGGCAAAGATATCGTCATTTTGGGCGGCGGAACCTTGCGGACAGGATCAGGATTTCCTCAAAATGTGGCGATCTCTGTTGGCGATCGCGCCGAACTGCGAGGCGTGACTGTGACCAATCCTAATCCCAGAGGCTATGGACTATGGATTGAGAACGCTAGTCCTGCGATCGCTAATAATACTTTTCTGGATAATAAGCAAGATGGCGGCTTAATCACAGGCAAATCAACTGCGATCATTTCGACAAATCAATTTTTTCGGAATGGCACAAGTGGCTTAGCGATCGAGGGTGAGGCTAGTCCAGATATTCGTGGCAATCTCTTTCAGCAAACTACTTTTGGCATGAGTATTCGCCAAGAGGCAGCGCCGCAAATTACGGAAAATACTTTTACGCAAAATCAAAATGGAATCTTAATTCAAGCTAATGCTAAACCAGTTTTGCGTGGCAATGCGATCGTCAATAATCGCAATTACGGCTTAACTATTTCTGATATGGCGATGCCAGATTTGGGCAAACCTAATGATGAGGGCAACAATACTTTTCAGGGAAATGGCACATTTGATTTGCAGAATGTCAGCCGTAATGCTGTTGCTGTGAATGGCAATCAATTGGATAGTAAAAGAGTGAAGGGAAATTTACAATTGTCGGGTGTGCGGCCGCCATCTAATCTATTTGCTAATAATCCTTCGGCAAATGCGGCAACTACAAAAGCTGTGGCTGTAAGTAAGGCTTCGCCAATCAATACGCCAATCAATACGCCGAAAAGCGATCGCTTTGCCAATATCAATCAACAACTAGAACAACAGATTGCCAGCAGTCAGCCCATGAATCTTTCGCCTAATCTTGATACTCCACCAGCATTGGTTAGAACGAACTCTTCAAATCAAAGCAATAGTCTTAATCCAAACAATCAATTAAACCAAGGAAATCAAGCAAATAATCCTTTCTGGTATGAGCCTGTTACTTCTGTGATCATCAGAATTACGCCCAAGAGCTTTAGCTCCCCGATCCCCGCTAATTCTGAAATTAGTACTAGTTTGCCGCCTGTGCGATCGCGTCCACCCAGCGGTGAACCTGTCAATCAACCGATCCAAATCGCTCCTCTCGCTAATACCAGTTTTAAGCCCCCAAACTCACCACGCTATCGTGTGGTTGTGCCTGTATCCTCGGCAAATGCCGTTGCCCAAGTACGGCAGCTTGTGCCAAATTCCTTTGCGTCTAGACTTAATGGTTATTTAGTGGTGCAGATTGGAGCCTATAGCGATCGCCGTATCGCTGAAGTCCAAGTTTCTCGCCTCGCGCAACAAGGTTTATCCGCAAGAATTGAGTCTATCAATCCTTAG
- a CDS encoding carbohydrate ABC transporter permease yields MNKKNPKSSFNLLKNIPQFMLLIAIATLTVFPLLWLISTAFKSPNENIFQSVPQLLPAQPTFDNFIKVWKNSRFDLYLWNSFFVSSITVILNLLFCSLAAFPLARLEFKGRDPIFWAIVGTTMIPFQITMIPLYILAVQLNLKNTYAGLIFPYVISAFGIFLLRQAFQSVPKEMEEAARMDGCSSLGIWWHIMLPAARPALTTLAVFTFVAMWGDFLWPLAIVDKAELYTLPRGIASLASAFSEDWRLIAAGSAISMLPVFIVFVFLQRYIIPTEASIGVKG; encoded by the coding sequence ATGAATAAGAAAAATCCAAAATCATCATTCAATCTCCTTAAAAATATTCCGCAATTTATGCTTTTAATTGCGATCGCAACTTTAACGGTGTTTCCTCTACTCTGGCTGATCAGTACTGCTTTTAAATCGCCTAACGAAAATATTTTCCAATCTGTACCACAGCTATTACCTGCCCAACCTACCTTTGATAACTTTATCAAGGTCTGGAAAAATTCCCGTTTCGATCTTTATCTCTGGAATAGCTTTTTTGTCTCTAGTATCACCGTCATTTTAAATTTGCTATTTTGCTCTCTCGCCGCCTTTCCTCTTGCCAGACTAGAGTTTAAAGGACGTGATCCGATTTTTTGGGCGATCGTCGGTACAACGATGATTCCGTTTCAAATCACGATGATTCCCTTGTATATCTTGGCAGTTCAGCTAAATCTCAAGAACACATACGCTGGCTTGATTTTTCCCTATGTAATTTCTGCTTTTGGCATATTTCTACTTCGTCAAGCCTTTCAAAGCGTCCCTAAGGAGATGGAAGAGGCGGCACGAATGGATGGCTGCTCTAGCTTAGGGATTTGGTGGCACATTATGTTGCCTGCGGCACGTCCTGCCCTCACAACTCTTGCTGTATTTACCTTTGTGGCGATGTGGGGTGATTTTTTATGGCCATTAGCGATCGTTGATAAAGCTGAGCTTTACACATTACCGCGCGGGATTGCCAGTCTTGCTAGCGCTTTTTCTGAGGATTGGCGTTTAATCGCCGCAGGCTCAGCAATTTCGATGCTTCCAGTATTTATCGTGTTTGTATTTTTGCAACGCTACATCATTCCTACCGAAGCTAGTATCGGAGTCAAAGGATAA
- the blaOXA gene encoding class D beta-lactamase, which yields MLKTFAFMLGLSLAIAPSVLAQDSRNTSPKTNLIFQSQFSRNLGKNFQEAKSEGCFILYDLKRDRYIRYNSNHCQKRFIPASTFKIFNSLVALETKAIADENTVIPWDGVSNQSFLAWNQDQTMRTAFTRSVVWFYQDLARRIGKERMTKYIQAAGYGNQDIEDKIDTFWLKGKLRISPEEQIKFLVKLYKEDLPFSSAVIKTVKDIMIIERQDNYTLRGKTGWGTNVDGLQNIGWYVGYVEKGDNVYFYALNMTNQDPKFDMIPIRKKILFDTLKDLQLVD from the coding sequence ATGCTTAAAACTTTTGCATTCATGTTAGGGCTTTCTTTAGCGATCGCCCCATCAGTTTTGGCTCAAGACTCTCGAAACACTTCGCCCAAAACTAATCTTATATTTCAATCACAATTCTCTAGAAATCTTGGGAAGAACTTCCAAGAAGCAAAATCTGAGGGTTGTTTTATTTTATATGATTTAAAACGAGATCGCTATATTCGCTACAACTCAAACCACTGTCAAAAACGCTTTATTCCTGCCTCCACATTTAAGATTTTTAACTCACTGGTTGCCCTAGAAACTAAAGCGATCGCTGATGAAAATACCGTAATTCCTTGGGATGGTGTTAGTAATCAGTCCTTTCTAGCTTGGAATCAAGACCAAACCATGCGAACTGCATTTACGAGATCGGTAGTCTGGTTTTATCAAGACTTAGCGCGGCGTATTGGCAAGGAAAGAATGACCAAGTATATTCAAGCTGCTGGTTATGGCAATCAAGATATAGAAGATAAAATTGATACTTTTTGGTTGAAAGGTAAGCTAAGAATTTCACCTGAGGAGCAGATTAAGTTTTTAGTCAAACTTTATAAAGAAGATTTACCCTTCTCTTCTGCGGTGATCAAAACGGTTAAAGACATCATGATCATTGAGCGTCAAGATAATTACACACTTAGAGGGAAGACTGGCTGGGGTACTAATGTTGATGGATTACAAAATATTGGTTGGTACGTTGGCTATGTTGAAAAAGGTGACAATGTCTATTTCTATGCTTTGAATATGACAAATCAAGATCCAAAGTTTGACATGATTCCTATTCGCAAAAAGATTTTGTTTGATACTTTGAAAGATTTACAACTCGTTGACTAG
- a CDS encoding cupin domain-containing protein encodes MDTNNTSPHLLTANDIKNLPETANIHFLNSNVIRNTKFLSDTLGMKNLGVHLVRVESGKETTEFHFHEYEEEFIYIISGRGIAEIGDHEIEVGTGDFMGFTAPSLPHGMRNPFEEDLVYLMGGERLDFDVSKYPRQQKSNFRIHQKRQIVDWGNIADA; translated from the coding sequence ATGGATACCAACAACACTTCCCCCCATTTACTAACTGCAAATGATATTAAAAATTTGCCTGAAACTGCAAATATTCATTTCCTCAATTCCAATGTTATTAGAAATACAAAGTTTCTCAGTGACACTTTGGGTATGAAAAACTTGGGTGTTCATTTAGTAAGAGTTGAGTCTGGCAAAGAAACAACTGAGTTTCATTTTCATGAGTATGAAGAGGAATTTATTTACATTATCTCTGGTCGCGGAATTGCCGAAATTGGCGATCACGAAATTGAAGTTGGCACAGGTGATTTTATGGGATTTACTGCCCCGTCCCTGCCGCACGGAATGCGAAATCCCTTTGAAGAAGATTTGGTATATTTGATGGGTGGAGAACGTTTAGACTTTGATGTGTCTAAATATCCAAGACAGCAAAAAAGTAATTTCCGTATTCATCAGAAACGTCAAATTGTAGATTGGGGAAATATTGCTGATGCTTAA
- a CDS encoding carbohydrate ABC transporter permease — MQPNAKLNFKIKKQNFGKKFSWTPYLFLLPAIAFLCLTSFLPVFQAIYLSFTNYDFVGSPEFIGWKNYLNLWKDQTFWKTLGNTLTYLVFAVPSLVILPLALAILVNQKLRSIKFFRAVYYFPVIVSVVVAGIAWKWVYAENGLLNYFLSIISWQSVKIPWLTDPKTAIFAIIAVVIWRGVGYYMVIYLAGLQAIPADLYEAAAIDGSDGWQKHWDITIPLMRPYIILVAVISSIGAMKVFEEVYIMSQGGPANSTKTVVYYLYDKGFTSLEMGYASAIGVFLFLIIFIISILTFKFINPAQTIS, encoded by the coding sequence ATGCAGCCCAATGCCAAGCTCAATTTCAAAATCAAAAAGCAAAATTTTGGCAAGAAATTTTCTTGGACTCCATATCTATTTCTGTTGCCTGCGATCGCATTTCTTTGCTTGACTTCTTTTTTACCTGTATTCCAAGCAATATATTTAAGTTTTACCAATTATGATTTTGTTGGTAGTCCTGAATTTATTGGATGGAAGAATTATCTAAATCTCTGGAAAGATCAAACTTTTTGGAAGACATTAGGTAATACTTTAACCTATCTCGTTTTTGCCGTTCCTAGTCTCGTAATTTTGCCGCTTGCTTTAGCGATATTAGTGAATCAAAAATTACGTAGTATTAAATTTTTTCGAGCTGTTTATTATTTCCCTGTCATTGTTTCGGTTGTGGTTGCAGGAATTGCTTGGAAATGGGTCTACGCAGAGAATGGGCTCTTAAATTATTTTCTATCCATCATCTCTTGGCAATCCGTCAAAATCCCTTGGTTAACTGATCCTAAAACTGCCATCTTTGCAATCATTGCGGTCGTAATTTGGCGTGGCGTTGGTTACTATATGGTGATTTATCTGGCAGGTTTACAGGCGATTCCCGCAGATTTATATGAGGCGGCGGCAATTGACGGTTCTGATGGTTGGCAAAAGCATTGGGATATCACAATTCCGTTAATGCGTCCTTATATTATTCTCGTAGCTGTAATTTCTTCGATTGGGGCAATGAAGGTCTTTGAAGAGGTTTATATCATGTCTCAGGGTGGCCCCGCCAATAGTACAAAAACCGTAGTTTATTATTTGTATGATAAAGGTTTTACAAGTTTAGAAATGGGATATGCTTCTGCGATCGGAGTATTTTTGTTTCTAATTATTTTTATTATTTCGATTCTAACTTTCAAATTTATTAATCCAGCACAAACAATTTCTTAG
- the gcvP gene encoding aminomethyl-transferring glycine dehydrogenase, translating to MLEPSLAVITQDSTIAETTETPSLKVPDLSLAKTNQDYIGETLSDDDFAPTDSFVSRHIGASSLEIQQMLTAIGCDSIDEMIAKTVPDAIRIKQPLQLGEARGEYELLQELKAIASKNQVWRSYIGTGYYNCITPPIIQRNILENPGWYTQYTPYQAEIAQGRLEALLNFQTMIIDLTGLEIANASLLDEGTAAAEAMTMAAGLAKNKGSKFFVSADCHPQTIAVVKTRAIPLGIEVVIAKHDQFEFDKQYFGALFQYPASDGAIYDYSKCITQIHAHGGLAIVAADLLALTLIKAPAELGADIAIGSAQRFGVPFGYGGPHAAYMATKEAYKRQMPGRMIGVSKDVHGRPALRLALQTREQHIRRDKATSNICTAQVLLAIMASMYAVYHGAEGLQRIAKRVNLLTATLAQSLEKLGHTVSHQAFFDTIRVELNGISSDEIRTRAAAKQINLRYFADGAIAISLDETVSKQDLLDLMAIFSGDQLGITNYELRVPEDQFPIRNSQFVIPNSLIRNSPYLTHPVFNSYHSESELLRYIYRLQSKDLSLTTSMIPLGSCTMKLNATSEMLPVTWAEFGNIHPFAPLEQTQGYQVLFKQLENWLAEITGFAGVSLQPNAGSQGEYAGLLTIREYHQHRGQTNRHICLIPTSAHGTNPASAVMAGMKVVTVNCDNEGNIDIDDLKSKAEKYQHELAALMVTYPSTHGVFEEAIKDICDTIHYYGGQVYMDGANMNAQVGLCRPGDIGADVCHLNLHKTFCIPHGGGGPGMGPICVAPQLVPFLPKHPFNGEPEQTTISAAPWGSASILTISWVYIALMGAKGLKLATEVAILNANYMAQRLAPHYPILYTGKNGLVAHECIIDLHDCKAIAGIEVDDVAKRLMDYGFHAPTMSWPVAGTMMIEPTESESKAELDRFCDAMISIKEEVNAIAAGDMDKLDNPLKNAPHTAETLLADLWNHPYTRNQAAYPAPWLKDHKFWTSVGRIDNAFGDRNFVCSCLPIEAYE from the coding sequence ATGTTGGAACCTTCTCTAGCCGTGATAACTCAAGACTCGACCATTGCAGAAACCACCGAAACACCATCATTGAAGGTTCCAGATCTTTCTTTAGCTAAAACAAATCAAGACTATATTGGCGAGACTCTTAGCGATGATGACTTCGCGCCAACCGATAGTTTTGTTAGCCGTCACATTGGCGCAAGTTCTTTAGAAATTCAGCAAATGCTTACAGCGATTGGCTGTGATTCTATCGATGAGATGATTGCCAAGACTGTGCCTGATGCTATCAGAATTAAGCAGCCATTGCAGCTAGGGGAAGCAAGAGGAGAATATGAACTATTGCAAGAACTGAAGGCGATCGCTTCCAAAAATCAAGTATGGCGATCCTATATTGGTACTGGCTATTACAACTGCATTACGCCGCCAATTATTCAGCGTAATATTTTGGAAAACCCTGGTTGGTATACCCAGTACACACCTTATCAAGCCGAGATTGCTCAAGGAAGATTGGAAGCTCTGCTTAATTTCCAAACCATGATTATCGATTTAACGGGTTTAGAAATTGCTAATGCTTCTCTCTTAGATGAAGGAACTGCCGCCGCCGAGGCGATGACAATGGCAGCAGGACTAGCTAAGAACAAGGGTAGTAAATTCTTTGTTTCCGCCGATTGTCATCCACAGACGATCGCAGTGGTTAAAACCCGTGCAATTCCTTTGGGAATAGAAGTAGTTATTGCTAAACACGATCAGTTTGAATTTGATAAACAATATTTTGGGGCTTTATTTCAATATCCCGCTAGCGATGGCGCGATCTATGATTACAGTAAATGTATTACTCAAATTCACGCGCATGGCGGTTTGGCGATCGTGGCAGCGGATTTATTAGCACTAACATTGATTAAGGCTCCTGCTGAGCTTGGTGCGGATATTGCGATCGGCAGTGCTCAAAGATTTGGAGTTCCCTTTGGCTATGGCGGACCTCATGCTGCTTACATGGCAACCAAGGAAGCCTACAAACGTCAAATGCCAGGACGCATGATTGGAGTTTCTAAAGATGTGCATGGTCGTCCTGCTCTACGTTTGGCACTACAAACTCGCGAGCAGCATATCCGCCGAGACAAGGCAACCAGTAACATTTGCACTGCTCAAGTATTGCTAGCAATCATGGCGAGTATGTACGCGGTTTACCACGGTGCAGAAGGCTTACAGCGAATTGCTAAGCGTGTCAATCTGTTAACTGCAACCCTTGCCCAATCCCTAGAGAAGTTAGGTCATACTGTTTCCCATCAAGCCTTTTTCGATACGATTCGGGTTGAGTTAAATGGAATCTCTAGCGATGAAATCAGAACTAGAGCCGCTGCTAAACAGATTAATTTGCGTTACTTCGCCGATGGTGCGATCGCAATTAGCCTCGATGAAACCGTCTCTAAGCAAGATTTACTAGATCTAATGGCTATATTTTCTGGAGATCAATTAGGAATTACGAATTACGAATTACGAGTTCCTGAGGATCAATTCCCAATTCGTAATTCCCAATTCGTAATTCCCAATTCCCTAATTCGTAATTCTCCCTACCTCACCCATCCCGTATTCAATTCCTACCATTCCGAATCAGAACTACTTCGCTATATTTATCGTCTGCAATCAAAAGACTTATCGCTAACTACATCCATGATCCCTCTGGGTTCCTGCACGATGAAGTTGAACGCAACTTCAGAAATGCTGCCAGTTACTTGGGCAGAATTTGGTAATATCCATCCATTCGCGCCTTTAGAGCAAACTCAAGGCTATCAAGTTCTATTTAAACAGCTAGAAAATTGGCTAGCTGAAATCACAGGCTTTGCGGGTGTATCGCTCCAGCCCAATGCAGGCTCACAAGGTGAATATGCAGGTTTGTTAACAATTCGCGAATACCACCAACATCGCGGTCAAACTAATCGTCATATTTGCTTGATTCCGACTTCAGCACATGGCACAAATCCCGCTAGTGCAGTCATGGCTGGAATGAAAGTCGTCACGGTGAACTGTGACAATGAAGGGAATATTGATATTGATGACTTAAAGTCTAAAGCCGAAAAGTATCAGCATGAACTTGCCGCGCTAATGGTCACCTATCCTTCTACTCACGGAGTATTTGAAGAAGCAATTAAGGATATTTGCGACACCATTCACTATTACGGTGGACAGGTGTATATGGATGGTGCAAATATGAATGCTCAAGTTGGTCTCTGTCGCCCAGGGGATATTGGTGCAGATGTATGCCATTTAAACTTGCACAAGACCTTCTGTATTCCTCATGGCGGTGGAGGACCTGGGATGGGACCAATTTGTGTTGCTCCTCAGCTAGTTCCATTTCTGCCTAAACATCCTTTTAACGGAGAGCCAGAGCAAACCACAATTTCGGCAGCTCCTTGGGGTAGTGCTAGTATTCTCACAATTTCATGGGTGTATATTGCGCTGATGGGAGCGAAGGGTTTAAAACTTGCTACTGAAGTCGCGATCTTGAATGCTAACTATATGGCTCAACGGCTTGCACCACATTATCCAATTCTCTACACGGGCAAAAATGGCTTAGTTGCCCATGAATGCATTATTGATTTACATGATTGCAAAGCGATCGCAGGGATCGAGGTGGATGATGTTGCTAAGCGGCTTATGGATTATGGATTTCATGCTCCCACGATGTCTTGGCCAGTTGCAGGAACAATGATGATCGAGCCAACGGAAAGTGAATCGAAAGCGGAACTCGATCGCTTCTGTGATGCGATGATTTCTATCAAAGAAGAAGTCAATGCGATCGCTGCTGGAGATATGGATAAACTCGATAATCCGCTAAAAAATGCTCCTCACACTGCTGAGACGCTTCTTGCTGATTTGTGGAACCATCCCTATACACGCAATCAAGCTGCTTATCCTGCGCCTTGGCTCAAGGATCATAAGTTCTGGACAAGTGTTGGACGCATTGATAATGCATTTGGAGATCGCAATTTTGTATGTTCTTGTTTACCGATAGAAGCTTACGAATAG
- a CDS encoding CpeR family transcriptional regulator gives MKSQLSYKLPEIQLESNEAKMLPPEAQKKMQCWIRSRHLICSGNFFVFESVDYSAVERFGECVSALGGTVISVEPVGKIWMGDHRQVLLYRSKASLHTPHHQLKQYWIKYGNFRTRFDDQA, from the coding sequence ATGAAGTCCCAACTGTCTTACAAACTTCCTGAAATCCAATTAGAGTCAAATGAAGCCAAAATGCTGCCACCAGAAGCGCAAAAGAAAATGCAATGCTGGATTCGCAGCCGGCATTTAATTTGTTCGGGTAATTTCTTTGTGTTTGAAAGTGTTGACTATAGTGCTGTTGAGCGGTTTGGAGAGTGTGTTTCTGCTTTGGGTGGAACTGTAATATCTGTCGAGCCTGTCGGTAAGATTTGGATGGGCGATCACCGTCAAGTACTACTCTATCGTTCCAAAGCTAGTTTGCATACTCCTCATCACCAACTTAAGCAATATTGGATTAAGTATGGAAATTTTCGGACTAGATTTGATGATCAAGCCTAA
- a CDS encoding chromophore lyase CpcT/CpeT translates to MNLIDKSEAISSDLLILAQWMAGDFSNYQQASASPKDYAHIHIFFRPLPFEFFSGIGLYSEQVYDYDLWTPYRQGVHRLVERDDHIYIENFSLKNAMFYAGSGRNLDILKTISTDAIERRYNCSMVFKRDGDRFIGGVEGNSCFIEKNGCQTYLDSYVEVTETTWLSLDKGLDINTHKQVWGSTTGPLRFEKRESFANEVPTVLQTS, encoded by the coding sequence ATGAATCTGATAGATAAATCTGAAGCGATCTCTAGTGATTTGCTTATCCTTGCGCAATGGATGGCAGGTGACTTTAGCAATTATCAGCAAGCATCGGCTAGCCCAAAAGATTACGCCCATATTCATATCTTTTTTCGTCCCTTACCATTTGAGTTCTTCTCAGGAATAGGTCTTTATTCCGAACAGGTATATGACTATGACCTCTGGACTCCCTATCGGCAAGGTGTGCATCGCCTAGTCGAGCGCGATGATCATATCTATATCGAAAACTTCAGCCTCAAAAATGCCATGTTTTATGCAGGCTCAGGGCGCAATTTAGATATTCTCAAAACTATCTCAACTGATGCAATTGAGCGACGCTATAACTGCTCAATGGTATTTAAACGAGATGGCGATCGCTTTATCGGCGGAGTTGAGGGGAATAGTTGCTTCATTGAGAAGAATGGCTGTCAAACCTATCTCGATAGCTATGTCGAAGTTACGGAAACAACTTGGTTAAGTCTTGATAAAGGCTTAGATATTAATACCCACAAGCAAGTTTGGGGTTCCACTACTGGTCCATTAAGATTTGAAAAAAGGGAGAGCTTTGCCAATGAAGTCCCAACTGTCTTACAAACTTCCTGA